A single genomic interval of Hevea brasiliensis isolate MT/VB/25A 57/8 chromosome 4, ASM3005281v1, whole genome shotgun sequence harbors:
- the LOC110654085 gene encoding probable protein phosphatase 2C 22 isoform X2: MGKMEGSKGSGGIGGDNGSSSEGRPPNPLAPCRQCFGLDNSPVSCKKTLVRHQSLTRTSDISVEPELGAENQDTDFIPIVRSGACEDIGFRPSMEDVYICIDNFMSDRGLDNVVNGPNAFYGVFDGHGGKHAADFACYHLPKFIVEDEEFPSEVERVVASAFLQTDAAFAEACSRYAALASGTTALAALVIGRLLVVANVGDCRAVLCRLGKAIEMSRDHKPICSKERKRIEASGGHVYDGYLNGLLNVARAIGDWHMEGMKGTDGGPLSAEPELMTIQLTAEDEFLIIGCDGLWDVFRSQNAVDFARRRLQEHNDPILCSKDLVDEALKRKSGDNLAVVVVCFRSGPPPNLVAPRSRVHRSFSAEGLRELQSFLDSLAN; this comes from the exons ATGGGAAAAATGGAGGGTAGCAAAGGTTCTGGTGGAATTGGTGGGGATAATGGGAGCTCCAGCGAGGGTCGGCCTCCGAACCCTCTCGCACCGTGTCGACAGTGTTTTGGCCTCGATAATAGTCCCGTTTCCTGTAAGAAGACGCTTGTTCGGCACCAGTCCCtt ACAAGGACATCAGATATATCTGTTGAACCTGAACTTGGTGCAGAAAATCAGGACACAGATTTCATTCCAATTGTACGTTCTGGAGCATGTGAGGACATTGGTTTTCGCCCAAGCATGGAAGATGTGTATATATGCATTGACAATTTTATGAGTGACCGTGGCCTTGATAATGTTGTCAATGGGCCCAATGCCTTCTACggg GTGTTTGATGGACATGGAGGGAAACATGCGGCTGACTTTGCATGCTACCATTTACCAAAATTCATTGTCGAGgatgaagaattcccaagtgaggTTGAGAGGGTTGTTGCTTCTGCATTTCTACAAACTGATGCTGCTTTTGCAGAGGCTTGCTCCCGGTATGCAGCCCTTGCTTCTGGCACCACAGCACTGGCAGCTCTTGTTATTGGGAG GTTGTTGGTGGTGGCAAATGTTGGAGACTGCCGAGCAGTGTTGTGTCGTCTTGGCAAAGCAATTGAAATGTCTAGAGATCACAAACCAATTTGCAGCAAAGAGAGGAAGCGTATCGAGGCATCAGGGGGGCATGTTTATGATGGTTACCTCAATGGTCTACTTAATGTGGCTCGCGCTATAGGAGACTGGCATATGGAAGGAATGAAAGGCACAGATGGTGGGCCACTTAGTGCAGAACCAGAGCTTATGACTATTCAACTGACAGCAGAGGATGAATTCCTCATTATAGGTTGTGATGGGCTCTGGGATGTGTTTAGGAGCCAAAATGCTGTGGATTTTGCCAGGCGGAGGCTTCAGGAGCACAATGACCCCATCCTGTGTAGCAAAGATCTGGTTGATGAAGCTTTGAAGAGGAAGAGTGGGGACAATTTAGCTGTTGTTGTGGTGTGCTTCAGATCTGGGCCTCCCCCTAACTTGGTTGCCCCACGCTCGAGAGTGCATAGGAGCTTCTCTGCTGAGGGTTTAAGGGAGTTGCAAAGCTTCTTGGATAGCTTGGCAAATTGA
- the LOC110654085 gene encoding probable protein phosphatase 2C 22 isoform X1 codes for MGKMEGSKGSGGIGGDNGSSSEGRPPNPLAPCRQCFGLDNSPVSCKKTLVRHQSLVQTRTSDISVEPELGAENQDTDFIPIVRSGACEDIGFRPSMEDVYICIDNFMSDRGLDNVVNGPNAFYGVFDGHGGKHAADFACYHLPKFIVEDEEFPSEVERVVASAFLQTDAAFAEACSRYAALASGTTALAALVIGRLLVVANVGDCRAVLCRLGKAIEMSRDHKPICSKERKRIEASGGHVYDGYLNGLLNVARAIGDWHMEGMKGTDGGPLSAEPELMTIQLTAEDEFLIIGCDGLWDVFRSQNAVDFARRRLQEHNDPILCSKDLVDEALKRKSGDNLAVVVVCFRSGPPPNLVAPRSRVHRSFSAEGLRELQSFLDSLAN; via the exons ATGGGAAAAATGGAGGGTAGCAAAGGTTCTGGTGGAATTGGTGGGGATAATGGGAGCTCCAGCGAGGGTCGGCCTCCGAACCCTCTCGCACCGTGTCGACAGTGTTTTGGCCTCGATAATAGTCCCGTTTCCTGTAAGAAGACGCTTGTTCGGCACCAGTCCCtt GTGCAGACAAGGACATCAGATATATCTGTTGAACCTGAACTTGGTGCAGAAAATCAGGACACAGATTTCATTCCAATTGTACGTTCTGGAGCATGTGAGGACATTGGTTTTCGCCCAAGCATGGAAGATGTGTATATATGCATTGACAATTTTATGAGTGACCGTGGCCTTGATAATGTTGTCAATGGGCCCAATGCCTTCTACggg GTGTTTGATGGACATGGAGGGAAACATGCGGCTGACTTTGCATGCTACCATTTACCAAAATTCATTGTCGAGgatgaagaattcccaagtgaggTTGAGAGGGTTGTTGCTTCTGCATTTCTACAAACTGATGCTGCTTTTGCAGAGGCTTGCTCCCGGTATGCAGCCCTTGCTTCTGGCACCACAGCACTGGCAGCTCTTGTTATTGGGAG GTTGTTGGTGGTGGCAAATGTTGGAGACTGCCGAGCAGTGTTGTGTCGTCTTGGCAAAGCAATTGAAATGTCTAGAGATCACAAACCAATTTGCAGCAAAGAGAGGAAGCGTATCGAGGCATCAGGGGGGCATGTTTATGATGGTTACCTCAATGGTCTACTTAATGTGGCTCGCGCTATAGGAGACTGGCATATGGAAGGAATGAAAGGCACAGATGGTGGGCCACTTAGTGCAGAACCAGAGCTTATGACTATTCAACTGACAGCAGAGGATGAATTCCTCATTATAGGTTGTGATGGGCTCTGGGATGTGTTTAGGAGCCAAAATGCTGTGGATTTTGCCAGGCGGAGGCTTCAGGAGCACAATGACCCCATCCTGTGTAGCAAAGATCTGGTTGATGAAGCTTTGAAGAGGAAGAGTGGGGACAATTTAGCTGTTGTTGTGGTGTGCTTCAGATCTGGGCCTCCCCCTAACTTGGTTGCCCCACGCTCGAGAGTGCATAGGAGCTTCTCTGCTGAGGGTTTAAGGGAGTTGCAAAGCTTCTTGGATAGCTTGGCAAATTGA
- the LOC110653973 gene encoding ARF guanine-nucleotide exchange factor GNL2, which produces MEKVAEEEEYKFYSWKEKKRRKELSLSCMLNTELSAVLAVIRRPQGSTGSMLPHEDSFDISILQSLKSLRALIFNPQQEWRTIDPSVYISPFLDVIQSDDIPAMATNVALSAISKILKLHIFDEKTPGAKEAINSIVTGITSCRLERTDPVTEDAIMMRILQALTATIKHKASILLADHAVCTIVNTCFHVVQKSANRADLLQRGARYAMREMIEVIFARLQDVEVKLGEESESDTEDIDIDSNMDSGYGVRCVVDIFHFLCSLLNVEEVVEVDGVSSRTIDENVQIFGLILINSAVELSGDTIGKHPKLLRMIQDDLFHHLIHYGVSSSPLMLSMICSTVLSIYHSLRRFIRVQLEAFFEFVLLKAAATGSSYQLQEVALEGIINFVRQPSFIVEMYVNYDCDPICRNIFEEIGKLLCKLSFPGSSPLSSMQVQAFEGLLITIHNIADNVDNEDDSSPSGPYPVEITEYRPFWEEKPNEELDTWVEYLRFRKAQKKKILIAGDHFNRDEKKGLEYLKICQLVSDPADPKAFAVFFRYTPGLDKSIIGDYLGDPDEFHMQVLKEFTETFKFSGMILDTALRTYLATFRLPGESQKIQRILEAFSERFYDQQSSDTFATKDAVFILCYSLIMLNTDQHNPQVKKKMTEDEFIRNNRAINAGQDLPREYLSELFHSIATNAITLFGQSGPVEMNPGSWIELMNRSKVIHPLILCDFDRRLGRDMFACIAGPSVAAISSFFEHADDDEMLHECIGGLISVARVAQYDLEDILDELLASFSKFTTLLNPYASAEETLFAFSNDLKPRMATLAVFTIANNFGYSIRGGWRNVVDCLLKLKRLKLLPQSVIEFDETSTSSDGLRHKRNESGISPSYDPKFGCRRSSGMVSRFSHFLTLESMEDSISLGMSEFEQNLKIIKQCRIGSIFNNSCNLPDDAMLNLGRSLIFAAGGKGQKFSTPIEEEETVGFCWDLIVAISFVNINRLHNLWPSFHENLLGVAQLPLFSPIPFAEKAIVGLFKICVRLLSSPRAERLPEESIFKSINLMWKLDKEILDTCCEFIIKSVSKILTEYPANLQTILGWKSSLHLLSVTGRHPETYELGVNTFITLMSDATYVSRINYAYCVDCAFGFVALKNSPLEKNLKILDILSDSVNLLTQWCKDYSDSGSNFSIASSTSNSSMDDSSKGFTTPNFAMNLFIKLGEAFRKTSLARREEIRNHTILSLQKSFSLAEELDFSPLNCINCFNLVIFAMVDDLHEKMVEYSRRDNAEKEMRSMEGTLKLAMELLTSVYLQFLKPITMSPGFRTFWLGVLRRMDTCMKADLGDYGETKLQEVVPDLLRKIITKMKEEEILVPKEDDDLWDITYIQIQWIAPSLKEELFPDLEI; this is translated from the exons ATGGAGAAAGTAGCAGAAGAGGAAGAATACAAGTTCTACTCatggaaagagaaaaagagaagaaaagagtTAAGCCTCTCTTGCATGTTAAACACTGAACTTAGTGCTGTCCTTGCTGTGATTAGACGGCCACAAGGTTCCACAGGTTCCATGCTTCCCCATGAAGATAGCTTCGACATTAGCATTCTCCAATCTTTGAAATCCCTACGAGCTCTCATCTTCAATCCTCAGCAAGAATGGAGGACAATAGATCCTTCAGTTTATATCTCCCCGTTTCTTGATGTGATACAAAGTGATGACATCCCTGCCATGGCTACGAACGTTGCTCTCTCAGCCATTTCAAAGATTCTCAAGCTCCATATCTTCGATGAAAAGACCCCCGGAGCCAAAGAAGCTATTAACTCCATCGTGACAGGGATTACAAGTTGTCGCCTGGAGAGAACAGACCCTGTCACTGAAGATGCAATCATGATGAGAATTCTACAGGCTTTAACAGCTACCATCAAACACAAGGCGTCAATCTTGCTCGCAGATCATGCTGTTTGCACCATTGTTAATACATGTTTTCATGTTGTCCAAAAATCCGCAAATAGAGCTGATTTGCTTCAACGTGGTGCAAGGTATGCAATGAGGGAAATGATAGAGGTTATCTTTGCGAGATTGCAAGATGTAGAGGTGAAACTTGGCGAGGAGTCTGAGTCTGATACGGAGGATATTGACATTGACAGCAATATGGATTCGGGATATGGAGTTCGTTGTGTGGTTGATATTTTTCACTTCTTGTGCTCTTTGCTTAACGTGGAAGAAGTTGTAGAGGTCGACGGGGTCTCATCTCGTACAATTGATGAGAATGTTCAAATTTTCGGATTGATTTTGATAAATTCTGCTGTAGAGTTGAGTGGAGATACCATTGGGAAGCATCCAAAGCTTTTGAGAATGATCCAAGAtgacttgtttcatcatttgattcATTATGGAGTTTCTTCAAGTCCGCTTATGCTATCTATGATTTGCAGTACTGTTTTGAGTATCTATCACTCTCTTCGAAG GTTCATTCGTGTTCAACTAGAAGCATTTTTCGAGTTTGTACTGTTGAAAGCTGCAGCCACAGGAAGTTCATATCAACTTCAAGAAGTTGCACTTGAAGGAATTATAAATTTTGTTAGACAACCAAGTTTCATTGTTGAAATGTATGTGAACTATGACTGTGATCCCATTTGTCGAAATATATTTGAGGAAATTGGGAAATTGCTTTGCAAGCTCTCCTTTCCAGGGTCTAGCCCTTTGAGCTCTATGCAAGTTCAAGCTTTTGAAGGGTTgctaatcacaattcacaacattgCAGATAATGTCGACAATGAAGATGATTCAAGCCCTTCTGGACCATACCCTGTTGAAATTACTGAGTATAGACCATTCTGGGAAGAAAAGCCTAATGAAGAATTAGATACTTGGGTGGAATATTTAAGATTCAGAAAagcacaaaaaaagaaaatattgatTGCAGGGGACCATTTCAATCGAGATGAAAAGAAAGGTTTAGAGTATCTAAAGATTTGTCAATTGGTTTCTGATCCAGCAGATCCAAAAGCCTTTGCTGTCTTCTTTCGCTATACACCAGGACTAGATAAAAGCATTATTGGCGATTATCTAGGTGATCCTGATGAGTTTCACATGCAGGTTCTTAAGGAATTCACagaaactttcaaattttctggCATGATTCTTGATACTGCTCTTCGTACTTATCTTGCAACCTTCAGATTGCCAGGGGAGTCCCAAAAGATTCAGCGCATCCTTGAAGCATTCTCCGAGAGGTTTTATGATCAACAATCTTCTGATACTTTTGCTACTAAGGATGCAGTTTTCATTCTTTGCTACTCTCTTATTATGCTCAATACCGATCAACACAATCCTCAAGTCAAGAAAAAGATGACAGAGGATGAGTTCATCAGGAACAATAGAGCAATAAATGCAGGGCAAGATCTTCCTAGAGAGTATCTCTCTGAGCTTTTTCATTCAATTGCAACTAATGCAATCACACTTTTTGGTCAATCTGGTCCAGTGGAGATGAACCCAGGTAGTTGGATTGAGCTAATGAATCGATCCAAAGTTATCCATCCATTAATCCTGTGTGATTTTGATCGCCGGCTAGGGAGAGATATGTTTGCATGCATAGCTGGTCCATCAGTTGCagcaatttcttccttttttgaGCAtgctgatgatgatgaaatgtTGCATGAATGCATCGGAGGATTGATTTCTGTAGCCAGAGTGGCTCAGTACGATCTGGAAGATATCCTTGATGAGCTCCTCGCTTCTTTCTCTAAATTCACCACATTACTAAATCCATATGCCTCTGCAGAAGAAACATTATTTGCTTTTAGTAATGATTTGAAGCCAAGAATGGCTACTCTTGCAGTTTTCACTATTGCCAACAACTTTGGATACTCGATTAGAGGGGGTTGGAGGAACGTTGTGGATTGCTTATTGAAACTCAAAAGGCTTAAGCTTCTTCCTCAATCtgtgattgaatttgatgaaACTTCTACCTCATCTGATGGCCTAAGACACAAGAGAAACGAATCAGGTATATCACCCTCTTATGATCCTAAATTCGGTTGTCGTCGGAGTTCTGGCATGGTTAGTCGTTTCTCACATTTCCTAACACTAGAGAGCATGGAAGATTCAATATCTCTCGGGATGAGTGAATTTGAGCAGAACCTGAAGATCATTAAACAATGTCGAATTGGCAGCATCTTCAACAATAGTTGTAACTTACCTGATGATGCAATGCTGAATCTTGGGCGTTCTTTGATATTTGCAGCTGGTGGAAAAGGCCAAAAATTCAGCACTCCAATAGAAGAGGAAGAGACAGTAGGGTTCTGCTGGGATTTGATCGTTGCCATTTCTTTTGTCAACATTAATAGATTACATAATCTTTGGCCTTCCTTCCATGAGAATCTACTGGGAGTTGCTCAGCTTCCTCTATTTTCACCAATCCCATTTGCTGAAAAGGCCATTGTAGGCCTTTTCAAGATTTGTGTCAGGCTTCTTTCTTCCCCCCGAGCTGAAAGACTCCCAGAAGAGAGCATTTTCAAATCCATAAATTTAATGTGGAAACTTGATAAAGAAATTCTCGACACGTGTTGCGAGTTCATAATAAAGTCTGTTAGCAAGATTCTCACAGAATACCCTGCAAATTTACAAACCATTCTTGGTTGGAAATCATCTCTTCATCTGTTGTCTGTCACTGGTAGACACCCAGAAACATATGAACTAGGTGTCAACACTTTTATCACACTGATGTCTGATGCAACCTACGTTTCGCGGATAAACTATGCCTATTGTGTTGATTGTGCGTTTGGTTTTGTTGCACTCAAGAACAGTCCATTAGAGAAGAATCTGAAGATCTTAGACATTCTATCAGATTCTGTGAATTTACTGACCCAATGGTGCAAAGACTACTCAGACTCAGGGAGCAATTTTAGCATTGCAAGCAGTACAAGTAATTCCTCAATGGATGATAGCTCCAAAGGTTTTACTACTCCCAACTTTGCTATGAATTTATTCATTAAACTAGGAGAGGCATTTAGAAAAACTAGCTTGGCACGAAGAGAAGAGATAAGAAACCATACAATCTTATCTCTGCAGAAAAGCTTTTCTTTGGCTGAAGAACTTGATTTCTCACCTCTCAACTGTATCAACTGTTTTAACTTAGTGATATTTGCAATGGTTGATGACTTGCATGAAAAGATGGTAGAGTATTCAAGGCGTGACAATGCAGAAAAAGAGATGAGAAGTATGGAAGGGACTTTGAAGCTTGCAATGGAACTCCTGACAAGTGTGTACTTGCAGTTCCTGAAGCCAATAACAATGAGTCCTGGGTTTAGAACATTCTGGCTAGGAGTATTAAGAAGAATGGATACATGTATGAAGGCTGATTTGGGTGATTATGGGGAAACAAAATTGCAAGAAGTAGTACCTGACCTACTAAGAAAGATTATTACGAAGATGAAGGAAGAAGAGATTTTAGTGCCCAAGGAAGACGATGATTTATGGGACATTACCTACATTCAGATACAATGGATAGCTCCTTCTCTAAAGGAGGAACTGTTTCCTGATTTAGAAATTTAA